The Thermus neutrinimicus sequence GTGGCCCGGACCTTCGCCGTGAACCGCTCCAATCCCCGGGCCCCTTACGACCTTTGCGCCAGCGAGATCTGCCAGGTCTACTTGGGCTTGGCCGTGGAAACCCCTAGGCACAGCGAGGCGGTGAGGGCTACCCGGGGTAAGGTCTTAAGCCACGGGGGAAAGGCCATTTCCGCCCTGTACCACGCCGACTCCGGGGGTATGACCGCGGGGAGCGAGGAGGTCTTTGGGAAGGCCCTGCCCTATTTGCGGCCGAGGCCGGACCCCTACGCCCGGGGTCCCAAAAGCCAGTGGCAGCTTGCCGTGAGCCCAAAGGGTGCGGTGGCGGCGTTGAAGGCCATGGGCCTTGCCCCCCAGGCCGGCTCCCCTGGGGATCCCCCGGTGGTGCTGGAGCGGAGCCCCTCGGGCAGGGTGTGGCGCCTGCGGCTACTGGGGGTGGAGGTAGAGGGTCCCGAGGCCCAACGGCTGGTGCGGAACCTGGGCCTGCCTTCGGCCTTGGTGGAGTTTAGGGGCTGGCAGGCGGAGGGCCGGGGGGCAGGGCACGGGGTGGGGCTTTCCCAGTGGGGGGCCAAGGGCATGGCGGAGGCGGGGTACGGGTACCGGGAGATCCTTGGGCATTACTTCCCTGGCACCTTCCTCTCCGACCTTTTGCTGGGGGGGGTTTCTGGCCTCGAGGGGGCCTGGGCCGCCAGGTAGCCTCCCCCATTCCCTAAGGCCCATGCTGATCCCCACCCCCATCGGTCCCTTGTGGCTCGAGGTGAGCCCCAGGGGGGTACGGCTTTTGCAGCCCGTCCTTTTCCCCCGGGGCCTCGAGGCCAGGGGACCCTTGGCGGAAAGGGTACGGGAGCGG is a genomic window containing:
- a CDS encoding SpoIID/LytB domain-containing protein, whose amino-acid sequence is MTEGLKVILLACLLFPVGILPSRGQGGDLLLRVLLKEVPEGQEVSLLLPEALGPVRARGEAQGVWVEGRVQPFWEFPGPYFRLDGRTYRGGVRLLVQGGRLLVVNQVLLEDYLLGVLPAEMPEGFPQEALKAQAVVARTFAVNRSNPRAPYDLCASEICQVYLGLAVETPRHSEAVRATRGKVLSHGGKAISALYHADSGGMTAGSEEVFGKALPYLRPRPDPYARGPKSQWQLAVSPKGAVAALKAMGLAPQAGSPGDPPVVLERSPSGRVWRLRLLGVEVEGPEAQRLVRNLGLPSALVEFRGWQAEGRGAGHGVGLSQWGAKGMAEAGYGYREILGHYFPGTFLSDLLLGGVSGLEGAWAAR